A DNA window from Leptolyngbya sp. KIOST-1 contains the following coding sequences:
- the yidD gene encoding membrane protein insertion efficiency factor YidD, whose translation MVKAYRYSSLKQILNIPDGCCLYAESCSCYAERMIQEKGQLFALPSIILRLLRCNPASHKAIGHSYHDINLTSEVLKRSGKTRYVYRGVPYYRQV comes from the coding sequence ATGGTTAAAGCATATAGGTATAGTAGTCTAAAACAGATACTGAATATTCCAGATGGTTGTTGCTTATATGCTGAGTCTTGTTCTTGTTATGCCGAGAGAATGATTCAGGAAAAAGGGCAATTGTTTGCCTTGCCCAGCATCATTCTTAGACTTTTGCGGTGCAATCCTGCGTCTCACAAAGCAATAGGTCATTCATATCACGACATAAACTTAACCTCAGAAGTTCTAAAGCGTAGTGGGAAAACCCGATATGTTTATCGAGGTGTGCCTTACTATCGGCAAGTTTGA
- a CDS encoding GNAT family N-acetyltransferase produces the protein MVKDEITIRTVKVSDAAAIARLWLQCTAEVAVYEPIYTPAIDVEDLAHRLGAEFGSGKKFGWVAEVGNELAGYVTCLVQEEEPIFVRRQYVYVADLDVAPSYRGQGLSRVLMNRVEQYAQACGIRRLELAVAYGDPRSRAVWERHGFQPHFIHLHKDL, from the coding sequence ATGGTGAAGGATGAGATTACGATCCGCACAGTGAAGGTGAGCGATGCAGCGGCCATCGCACGACTTTGGCTTCAATGCACAGCGGAAGTGGCGGTGTATGAGCCCATCTATACTCCGGCAATAGATGTCGAAGACTTGGCCCACCGTCTTGGTGCTGAGTTTGGCTCAGGTAAGAAGTTCGGTTGGGTGGCGGAAGTCGGCAACGAACTCGCTGGTTATGTCACTTGCTTAGTACAGGAGGAGGAGCCGATCTTTGTACGGCGGCAATACGTCTACGTTGCTGACTTGGACGTAGCTCCTTCATACCGGGGGCAGGGGCTGAGCCGGGTGCTGATGAACCGGGTGGAGCAGTATGCCCAAGCGTGCGGGATCCGGCGCTTGGAATTGGCCGTCGCCTACGGGGACCCCCGATCCCGAGCGGTGTGGGAGCGTCACGGTTTTCAACCCCATTTCATCCACCTGCACAAGGATCTTTGA
- a CDS encoding pyridoxamine 5'-phosphate oxidase family protein, translating to MLPNPRTQVKRLPQRASYDAQQVYDILDEALICHLGFAVEGQPFVIPTAYGRLEDQLYIHGSPASRMLRTLDRGVDVCLTVTLLDGLVLARSAFHHSMNYRSVVLFGTATRVDDPTEKLMALKAFTDHVVPGRWAEVRPPNPQELAGTLVLGLPIAEASAKVRTGPPIDAPEDYALPVWAGEIPLQQTAAAPVADEQCLPQLEVPDYAATYRRHSQR from the coding sequence ATGCTCCCCAACCCCCGCACCCAAGTCAAACGCCTCCCCCAGCGCGCCAGCTACGATGCCCAGCAGGTCTACGACATCCTCGATGAAGCGCTGATCTGTCACCTGGGCTTTGCCGTTGAAGGGCAACCCTTTGTCATTCCCACCGCCTATGGCCGACTAGAAGACCAGCTCTACATCCACGGTTCCCCCGCCAGCCGCATGCTGCGCACCCTCGATCGCGGCGTGGACGTATGCCTGACGGTGACACTGCTGGATGGGTTGGTGCTGGCGCGATCGGCCTTTCACCACTCGATGAACTATCGCTCGGTGGTGCTGTTTGGCACCGCCACTCGGGTGGATGACCCGACCGAAAAGCTGATGGCACTCAAGGCATTTACCGACCATGTGGTGCCCGGGCGATGGGCAGAGGTGCGCCCCCCCAACCCCCAGGAGCTAGCCGGTACCCTGGTGCTGGGGCTGCCGATCGCTGAAGCCTCCGCCAAGGTACGCACTGGCCCACCCATTGATGCGCCAGAGGATTACGCGCTGCCGGTGTGGGCAGGGGAGATTCCGCTGCAACAGACAGCGGCGGCCCCAGTGGCGGATGAGCAGTGTTTGCCGCAGCTTGAGGTGCCAGACTATGCAGCGACCTATCGGCGGCATAGTCAACGGTAG